A single genomic interval of Perca fluviatilis chromosome 19, GENO_Pfluv_1.0, whole genome shotgun sequence harbors:
- the bag2 gene encoding BAG family molecular chaperone regulator 2, with translation MAQAKIQAKTNEATCSKFSRTLSMADRSGQLLESLDQLEMRVETLRETASAMEHERECILEMIQSVQNGQELRNICPGEREELSLTANRLMGRTLSVEIRVGTIRNSQQEEALHKATSVIDEIVKKLLDDMDSGRQQLRALHAACVTEAPPVPIDQKFQAIVISCALEDQKNIKRRLETLLRNVENAEKNIKIMDHQKLEGPKANGCQ, from the exons ATGGCTCAAGCTAAAATACAGGCGAAAACCAACGAAGCTACGTGCAGCAAGTTCAGCAGGACGCTGTCCATGGCAGATCGCTCCGGACAACTCCTGGAAAgtttggatcagctggaaatgAG ggtGGAGACTTTACGCGAAACAGCATCGGCCATGGAGCATGAAAGGGAGTGCATCCTGGAAATGATCCAGTCCGTACAGAACGGCCAGGAACTGCGAAACATCTGTCCTG gggagagagaagagttaAGTTTAACTGCAAACCGTCTAATGGGCCGGACGCTGTCTGTGGAGATCAGGGTTGGCACAATCAGAAACTCCCAGCAGGAGGAGGCGCTGCACAAGGCCACATCTGTAATCGATGAAATAGTGAAAAAGTTGCTGGATGACATGGACAGTGGGCGGCAGCAGCTGCGGGCCCTGCACGCGGCCTGTGTAACCGAGGCCCCGCCCGTCCCCATCGACCAGAAGTTTCAGGCCATAGTCATCAGCTGTGCTCTGGAGGACCAGAAGAACATCAAGCGGAGGCTGGAGACTTTGTTGAGGAATGTTGAAAATGCTGAAAAGAACATTAAGATTATGGATCACCAAAAACTGGAGGGCCCAAAAGCGAACGGCTGTCAATAA
- the rab23 gene encoding ras-related protein Rab-23 has product MLEEDMEVAIKAVVVGNGAVGKSSMIQRYCKGIFTKDYKKTIGVDFLERQILVNDEEVRLMLWDTAGQEEFDAITKAYYRGAQACVLVFSTTDRESFQAIDSWREKVEAEVGDIPTVLVQNKIDLLEETLIKNEEAEALAKRLKLRFYRASVKEDLNVNEVFKYLAEKYLQRLKQQTAEETEVLHTTSNKIGVFNTTSSNVCNQSSSNGREVITLRPNKQRTKKSKNPFGSCNLL; this is encoded by the exons ATGTTGGAGGAGGACATGGAAGTGGCCATCAAGGCGGTCGTGGTGGGAAATGGAGCTGTCGGGAAGTCCAGTATGATCCAACGCTACTGCAAGGGCATCTTCACTAAGGACTACAAAAAGACCATTGGAGTGGACTTCCTGGAAAGGCAGATACT CGTAAATGACGAAGAGGTCCGACTAATGCTGTGGGACACCGCTGGGCAGGAGGAGTTTGATGCTATTACTAAGGCCTACTACCGTG GTGCCCAGGCATGTGTGCTAGTCTTCTCTACCACAGACAGGGAGTCGTTTCAGGCTATTGACAGCTGGAGGGAGAAGGTGGAGGCAGAGGTCGGAGACATTCCCACAGTTCTAGTGCAGAACAAAATTGACCTCCTGGAAGAGACCCTTATAAAAAA CGAGGAGGCAGAAGCTTTGGCTAAAAGACTCAAGCTGAGATTTTATCGGGCttcagtaaaagaggacctaaaTGTCAACGAGG TTTTTAAGTACTTAGCTGAGAAGTATCTTCAGCGACTCAAACAGCAAACGGCAGAGGAGACCGAGGTACTCCATACAACAAGCAATAAAATAG gTGTTTTTAATACCACAAGTAGTAACGTCTGCAACCAGAGCTCCAGCAACGGAAGAGAAGTCATCACTTTGCGACCTAACAAACAAAGGACCAAGAAGAGTAAAAATCCTTTTGGAAGCTGCAACCTACTCTAG
- the prim2 gene encoding DNA primase large subunit, with translation MQFSSRRKKYNTNSQTELYLHPLQFYGQPPLENISLSEFEAFAVDRLKLLKTIENLGVSYVKLSEQYKKKLESESKALNFLYRPDADDRKSSGPTEYEKRRKDHISHFILRLAYCQTEDLRRWFIQQEVDLFRYRFNDLHPKQKLEFLHRNNLQYDTISVEEKKALQDKLVNSSYAVSGITVEDQDFYKVPFQDALDLVRTRKVYLKAGYVFIPHQDIVTIVLNDFRTRLSKALALTARSLPAVHSDERLQPLLNHLSHAYVGQDYSIQKNVGKISLEQIDSLSGKSFPLCMRQLHQSLRENHHLRHGGRMQYGLFLKGIGLSLEQALQFWRSEFIRGKVDADKFDKAYAYSVRHMFGKEGKRTDYTPYSCMKVILSNPPSQGDHHGCPFRHSEPELLKQKLQFYKVSPSGISQILELVKGMHYQLACQKYFELTHNIEDASFSLNHPNQYFIESQKVLGGGKDLKREMDIPQRSQENSATKGPSAAPEAAANAPQELSEMTEELDSFFQDA, from the exons ATGCAGTTTTCTAGCAGAAGAAAGAAGTACAACACCAACTCTCAGACAGAGCTCTACCTACATCCTCTGCAGTTCTATGGCCAACCTCCTCTTgaaaacatctctctctctgagtttGAGGCATTTGCTGTGGACAGACTGAAAT TGTTGAAGACAATTGAGAATTTGGGAGTGAGCTATGTGAAACTGTCAGAGCAGTACAAAAAGAAACTGGAGTCTGAGTCTAAAGCCCTGAACTTTCTTTACAGACCAGATGCT GATGACCGAAAATCTAGTGGACCAACTGAATACGAGAAACGAAGAAAGGACCATATCTCCCACTTCATTCTCAGACTCGCCTACTGCCAAAC GGAGGATCTGAGACGGTGGTTTATACAACAGGAAGTTGATCTTTTCCGATACCGCTTCAATGACCTGCATCCAAAACAAAAGCTTGAATTTCTTCACAGAAATAATCTGCAATATGACACT ATCAGTGTCGAGGAGAAGAAGGCTCTGCAGGATAAACTTGTCAACTCCAGTTACGCTGTCAGTGGAATCACTGTGGAGGATCAGGACTTCTACAAA gttCCATTTCAAGATGCCCTGGATCTAGTGCGAACAAGGAAAGTGTACCTCAAAGCAGGCTATGTATTCATTCCTCACCAGGACATTGTCACCATTGTTCTCAACGATTTCCGCACAAGGCTATCTAAAGCTCTCGCA TTGACAGCCCGCTCGCTACCAGCGGTGCATTCTGATGAACGGCTCCAACCGCTCCTTAACCACCTCAg TCATGCCTATGTGGGACAGGATTACAGCATCCAGAAGAATGTTGGAAAAATCTCCCTGGAACAAATTGATTCA CTTTCAGGGAAGTCATTCCCACTCTGCATGAGGCAGCTCCACCAGTCCCTCAGAGAGAACCACCATCTCCGCCATGGTGGTCGCATGCAGTACGGCCTGTTCCTCAAAGGCATCGGCCTCTCTCTGGAGCAAGCACTGCAGTTCTGGAGGTCCGAGTTCATAAGAGGCAAAGTGGATGCAGACAAG TTTGACAAAGCATATGCCTACAGCGTCCGCCACATGTTTGGCAAAGAAGGCAAGCGAACGGACTACACCCCCTACAGTTGCATGAAGGTGATTTTATCAAACCCACCCAGCCAAGGCGACCATCATG GATGTCCTTTCCGTCACAGTGAGCCAGAACTGTTGAAGCAGAAGCTTCAGTTCTACAAGGTGTCTCCCAGTGGGATCAGTCAG ATCCTGGAGCTGGTTAAAGGGATGCACTATCAGCTGGCGTGCCAGAAGTACTTTGAGCTGACACACAAT ATCGAGGATGCCAGTTTCTCGCTCAATCACCCCAACCAGTACTTTATAGAGAGCCAGAAAGTTTTGGGCGGAGGCAAGGACCTGAAGCGAGAGATGGACATCCCACAGAGGTCGCAAGAAAACTCTGCCACCAAAGGACCCAGCGCAGCTCCAGAGGCAGCAGCAAACGCACCCCAGGAACTGTCCGAGATGACGGAGGAACTAGACTCTTTCTTTCAAGATGcctga